The following nucleotide sequence is from Salvia splendens isolate huo1 chromosome 2, SspV2, whole genome shotgun sequence.
AAGGGACAGTCCCACTGTGATTGAGACTCGTGTGCCGGATATGAAGACCACTGAGGTGGGTCATGCTCTGGATGCATCAGCTCTGGTACTACATAATCGGGATGGGCTGCGACATCCTAAAATGTTTGGTGAAACCGTGTCCCCCAGTTCGAACACCAGACACTCCACGACGCATTGGAACTACTTGTGGTTGATAAGGCATGACCGGGTACTCCATGACATCAGCGTTGTTCGTAGACTGGAGGACATTCCTAGCAATTTCTCGAATCTGGCGCATTCTTGGGTCCATTTCGTCTTCAATAGTTAAATGGAAAACCTTCTGATAACCCTCAacctagataaaaaaaaatcatacaaatatcaatacgaaacaatatataacacatgaaagcatatagtttaatataacaaacttaCAAGTAATCTCATCGAAGACGCCGACTCGTTCGTCCCAGCAGTTGACCGTACCCCAGGCTGAGTCAGGTACGTCACTGTAATCTTGTTATACCACGCCATATACCCCGGACTCATAGGAATATTCATGGACATCAGTGCAACGTCTTCGGCAGCATGGAACCTTTCATACCTCAGGTCCCACTTCCCAATGTAAAACTGATGCGTGTTTTCCCAATTGTTACCCTTCTTACCATGCCGATCATTTTTGCCCAAATGATCGGCATTTCTGAGCATCCTGTCTACAAGTCGAGGAATATCCTGGTACCGATTAAACTGTCGTCGCACTTGTCCAGCCTCGTGTGCCTCGACATAGGCCCAACACACCAAGTACGTGTCGCACAAGGAGCATCCATTCGCATTACTGCAGTAGTCAGGCAGTATGCAATGCGCATAAGGCGTCCACAGAAATTACAAACCAGCAATGCAAACACCAAATTAacttcataataaattcataaattaagtcaacattaaaataataatcaCCTGGTCGGGCCTAATCAGGGATATTTGATCACGATAATGCTCAACCGAGTATCTAGGAGCATTTCCTATATGCGTTGTTCCTTTCCACCTGTAAGTAAAATTGATGTAAAAAAATAACCCAAGATGcataaacaaattaatatttaattatatacctGGCGCCACATGACGTATATGGCTCGTGCACGCGTGCTCCTATGAACGACGGcctcaatgtgggcattctttcccacgcccatagcTGCAGAAGCATCATAGGCCCGCCCAACTCTTTCCCTTATCCATAGAAGCCTCGCACAGATAATGATAAAGGTAGGACAAAGCCGCACTTCCCCAGCTAATAGTCTGCACCTCGTCCGGATCCTCGAATGCGTTCAACCACATAAAGGGAACCTTACACCCTGTGGTGTCTGGTAGAATGAGACCTCCTAATAAAATTAGGGCATGGATACGTGCCATTTGGATGCATACGTATGTAGGCAGGTCATCACCCAAAGGCATCCTTGTCTGGTTGATCAGAGCGGTCATCAGCAACCCGCCTTGCTTTGTCTCTATGGATGTATCCGGTATCCATcacaaccaaaatcacaacaccaaGCATCTCAAACATATCTCAAAAATCACAACCAAAATCCATTACaattaacaaaacaacaaaacatcgGCTAAAATTGAGCAATttgttataaaccctaatttataaaattgagagaaatctaaacaaaatatgcaaattaacaacaaataacGGAGGAATATTGcaagattgaaggaaacttatCGGAATACGAGAGGAAATCGTCGGATTCGCCGGAAATACGAACGAAATCGCGTCTGTTATCgccctttctctctttctctcgcgtCTGTGGGAGCTACTACCTCTCGCATCTGGTTTTAAGCAAATTAGAGAcacatgagcctcatgcgtctctcctaagacgcatgacgctcatgcgccGTCCGtgaaataaaaagtaaataaaagacgcatgagggagatgcgtctctccctaagacgcataagcgtcatgcgttgttaaaaaaatcaaaaaaattggaAGACGCTACGCATATCCTtgatgcgtttcattaaaaggagacgcatgatgcgtctctcccaaagccagaataaaaaaaactctagTACACTTAAGGAATCTAAATTTTAGcctagaaaaaaaagaagaaataccCCGAATATATTGTTATAGTAGTATTTTGGTAACTTCAAATGATTAATCTATATCTTAAAATTTTATCTAAGCCTCTTTTTTGCTTACGATGGATTCGATGTTCATAGTCAAATAAGTTAAAAAAGGACttaatcaattaaaaattaatttaattagttaaaaaatCTGCCACTAACAACTAATTAGccataatataattaatcgTTAATTATCAATAAATTAAGCTAACCTCAATAAATAgaagtataattaaaaattaaaaaatactaacaaACAGTATACGTATgaatgaaataaagttagtCAGGATATTTTGTTACTTATGGAAGTTGTATTTTACGGTGTTCATATTTAGTTTACTTATCTCATCCACATATAAGTGATTATTGTGGAGAACCACAAAAGTAGATATAGTAGGGTGTAAGAaccacaagaaaaaaaaaacaaaatcagatTCGAAATCCATGGCAATGATATTAAATGTGTCTTCTTCCATCATCCCAGCAGCGTCTGCAAAATCAACAAAGAGAAGGCATGTAGTGAAATGCGAATCGAGAAAACTGGAGATAGGGTCTCCCATAATAGTGATTGAGGCTCCAAAGCTGCTCAAAACTGCTTCTTCTGTCCCTTGTTTGCGCGCCAACGCCGGCTTAGTCAATCCCGGCGACGTCGGAAGGTCCGTCCCATCTTTtcatttctctcttttttttttcaatatcattttattgtattttaacTACTTTTTATAACTAGTGTATTACTACTAATTAGCATTGCCATTGTCTATATCCAATTTGGATTTTTATTAACTTGTAAACTTACTTTCTATCTGATTCATTTTAAATCATACTAGTACCAATAATGGCTTAACTCCTAAAAATGACTTAACAAGTGAAACAGGTAGGATTCCTTTGATTTATAACTATAAAAATTCCATGATTAGAGTATGGActataattttttcatttcaattttcaatataGATAAGAGAACGTACTAAAAAATTATTCCAATCCCCACAAGTTTTAAATTAGTCATTCCGGAATTAATATGAAAGAAATTTTTTAATGGAAATATGAGATATAATTGACAAGTTgtcataaaattgaaagttagtGGACTGGAGGCACAAATAAATGGTGGCGTCTGGTGTGGTAACAATTGGTATTTTCTAACCAAATGAATTCAATTGATGAAAATATGTGAATTTGTTTGATTTCTCTATCTTTTGATAATATAAATTGATGATTAACAGGATTGTTTCGAGGAAGCCTATGGATGTGTGGGCAGTACGACTGAGTATTGGTACTTATCTCATAGATGGAAAATATTTCAAGCCTTTGGAACTCGATGATTAACATCTAATTTCTCTACATATTTTCCTTTATATCAAAGTTTTCGGAGTTGTTGGCTCAAGTATATAACAAATTTTCACGTTTTAGCTTATCATTTAATTAACAAATATGTTTATATCATATTATCATACGTAGGTGATTGCAAAGATAGATACTCCATTAACTAAAAGAAGATGATCACATTATATGCTTTATGACAAGTCTTTTGTGGATGCCCTCAGTCAGTGGAAGTGTGACATACTGATGTACAAAAGGGGGCAAGAAAAAACACAaagaaaaagtgaatatttGAGAATATTGTATTTATGCTAATTTAAAAGAAGTGCCTATTCCTATCGTTTTCATTATCCATCGATTTGAAGCACAATTATTAAATATGTTTATTACTCCTAATTAGTTAATGGTTATCCATGAATAATTGTGCGGTCATTTGATTGGATATTCTGTGTAGTTTATAGCACTATTAACTTAGTTGTTGGTACGTGTAT
It contains:
- the LOC121768478 gene encoding uncharacterized protein LOC121768478, coding for MAMILNVSSSIIPAASAKSTKRRHVVKCESRKLEIGSPIIVIEAPKLLKTASSVPCLRANAGLVNPGDVGRIVSRKPMDVWAVRLSIGTYLIDGKYFKPLELDD